The following proteins are encoded in a genomic region of Colletotrichum higginsianum IMI 349063 chromosome 9, whole genome shotgun sequence:
- a CDS encoding Glycosyl hydrolase family 61 encodes MKSYAALALTASMANMVAGHAIFQQLWVNGADQESSCVRMPASNSPIEDPTSNNMRCNAGSAAATTTCGVKAGDTVTVEMHQHNDRDCTKEAIGGAHHGPVMAYLSAVDDAAAADGSTPFFKIFESGYFAENKTWGNDLINEGCGKQSFTIPSDIAPGDYLLRAETVALHAAGSANGAQYYMSCYQLKIEGTGTAKPEGVSFPGAYKATDPGLLINIYNTITDYVIPGPAVYGGGGSGSGSGSGSAPAPSAPAASAPAASAPAAAPTSAPPVASSAAAAPTTLVTKPATSAPAAAPTAPASPAPSSGAGAGCKKRRARKARRSAKY; translated from the exons ATGAAGTCTTACGCTGCCCTCGCCCTTACCGCCTCCATGGCCAACATGGTTGCCGGCCACGCCATCTTCCAGCAACTCTGGgtcaacggcgccgaccaGGAGTCCAGCTGCGTCCGCATGCCT GCCTCCAACTCCCCCATCGAGGACCCCACCTCCAACAACATGCGCTGCAACGCCGGCTCGGcggccgccaccaccacctgcggcgtcaaggccggtgacaccgtcaccgtcgagaTGCACCAGCACAACGACCGCGACTGCACCAAGgaggccatcggcggcgcccacCACGGCCCCGTCATGGCCTACCTgagcgccgtcgacgacgccgccgccgccgacggctccACCCCCTTCTTCAAGATCTTCGAGTCGGGCTACTTTGCCGAGAACAAGACCTGGGGCAACGACCTCATCAACGAGGGCTGCGGCAAGCAGAGCTTCACCATCCCCTCCGACATCGCCCCGGGTGACTACCTCCTCCGTGCCGAGACCGTCGCCCTCCAcgccgccggctccgccAACGGCGCCCAGTACTACATGTC CTGCTACCAATTGAAAATTGAGGGAACTGGAACTGCCAAGCCTGAGGGTGTCTCGTTCCCCGGCGCCTACAAGGCCACCGACCCCGGTCTGTTGATCAACATCTACAACACCATCACCGATTACGTCATCCCCGGCCCCGCTGTTtacggcggcggtggctccggctccggctccggctccggctctgCTCCTGCCCCCTCcgcgcctgctgcctctgcTCCTGCTGCCTCTGCTCCGGCTGCTGCCCCTACCTCTGCTCCCCCTGTTgccagcagcgccgccgctgcccctACCACCCTCGTCACCAAGCCTGCCACCAGCGCtcctgctgccgcccccaCCGCTCCTGCCAGCCCTGCTCCCAGCTctggcgccggtgccggctGCAAGAAGCGCCGTGCCCGCAAGGCCCGCCGCTCCGCCAAGTACTAA
- a CDS encoding Pectate lyase E, whose amino-acid sequence MIRMIAAGREGKGGKEGMLNGEGAEDTTRFCPASKDIRRSRHPPHHRSSLFLFLITFISIFRYSLSLPIQLLTFFNPGGYSFIFFLQHTSNSSNSTCFLNQPNLKMKFSAVIAAISATAAFAAPGSESSPNNFGAIEKRASFPIPASKGTVTYKAAQKVSGTFDGGLKTYGRGVKCTGQAEGGDKDAVFILANGATLKNAIIGADQIEGVHCQGSCTIQNVWWTAVCEDALSLKGDGNASVIGGGARGASDKVIQHNGLGTVTIDGFTVVDFGKLYRSCGNCKTMGKRSVVVKNVKAYNGKMLTGINSNKGDTSTITGTCATSVKEICTEFQGTTPGNEPKKLRTGASSACKYSTLKAC is encoded by the exons ATGATCAGGATGATTGCTgcgggaagggaagggaaggggggaaaagaaggtATGTTGAATGGAGAAGGGGCAGAAGATACGACAAGATTCTGCCCGGCATCGAAAGATATAAGAAGGTCGCGACATCCCCCCCATCATCGATCGTCTCTCTTTCTATTCCTCATCACTTTCATCAGCATCTTCCGCTACAGTCTCTCTTTACCAATCCAACTACTCACATTCTTTAACCCTGGTGGTTATTCATTCATTTTTTTTTTACAACACACATCCAACTCTTCCAACTCTACGTGTTTTCTAAACCAACCAAATCTCAAAATGAAGTTCTCCGctgtcatcgccgccatctcggccacCGCTGCCTTCGCCGCCCCCGGCTCCGAGTCCAGCCCCAACAActtcggcgccatcgagaagcGTGCTTCCTTCCCCATCCCCGCCTCCAAGGGAACCGTCACCTACAAGGCCGCCCAGAAGGTCTCTGGCACCTTCGACGGTGGTCTCAAGACCTACGGCCGTGGCGTCAAGTGCACTGGCCAGGCTGAGGGTGGCGAcaaggacgccgtcttcatcctcgccaacggcgccaCCCTCAAGAACGCCATCATCGGTGCCGACCAGATCGAGGGTGTCCACTGCCAGGGCTCCTGCACCATCCAGAACGTCTGGTGGACCGCTGTCTGCGAGGACGCTCTCTCCCTGAAGGGTGACGGCAACGCCAGCGTCATTGGCGG TGGTGCCCGCGGCGCCTCCGACAAGGTCATCCAGCACAACGGTCTCGGCACCGTCACCATCGACGGCTTCACCGTTGTCGACTTCGGCAAGCTGTACCGCTCGTGCGGTAACTGCAAGACCATGGGCAAGcgctccgtcgtcgtcaagaacGTCAAGGCCTACAACGGCAAGATGCTCACCGGCATCAACTCCAACAAGGGTGACACCTCCACCATCACTGGCACCTGCGCCACCTCCGTCAAGGAGATCTGCACCGAGTTCCAGGGCACCACCCCCGGCAACGAGCCCAAGAAGCTCC GCACCGGCGCCAGCTCCGCTTGCAAGTACTCCACCCTCAAGGCCTGCTAA
- a CDS encoding RNA polymerase ii mediator complex subunit, translating into MYELFLTTLVDDDDIQAACSVLGGLCAMPPWQSLHRVLYFKGPAKPGGISNQNSIPKTPRKDIQMLWKDLHQQLSRQSYILQARYEVFKDKDFGPNAPELDFNARPGTLRWTDFPDPPQNRSSVTQRKKTEIWDQKNLLSVMRDNNYQFKSEAVEETYQFFRDDVEFCFSRHYILQMNGDNGPLTQTATWDTMSPADPGRRWMFLIKVHVHQDNKPDEILKAHEQLANIRRELEGVFDFKMFDRRIHDTRVAVEMRNAPAPLPQVMTVTDQR; encoded by the exons ATGTACGAGCTCTTTCTCACAACGCttgtcgacgatgatgacatCCAGGCGGCTTGCTCCGTCCTGGGTGGTCTCTGCGCCATGCCCCCGTGGCAGAGTCTCCATCGTGTGCTCTACTTCAAGGGCCCGGCCAAACCTGGCGGGATCTCGAATCAGAACTCAATCCCCAAGACCCCACGGAAAGACATCCAGATGCTGTGGAAGGACCTGCACCAGCAACTGAGTCGTCAATCCTACATCCTTCAGGCCCGATATGAGGTCTTCAAGGATAAGGACTTCGGCCCGAACGCTCCGGAACTGGACTTCAATGCGCGTCCCGGCACCCTCCGATGGACCGACTTCCCTGACCCTCCCCAGAACCGCTCGTCGGTCACGCAGCGTAAGAAGACGGAGATCTGGGACCAGAAGAACCTGTTGTCTGTTATGAGAGACAACAACTACCA ATTCAAGAGCGAGGCTGTAGAGGAGACGTATCAGTTTTTCAGAGACGACGTCGAGTTTTGCTTTTCCAGACACTACATCCTCCAGATGAACGGCGACAATGGCCCTCTCACGCAGACGGCCACGTGGGACACCATGTCCCCGGCCGATCCGGGACGGCGTTGGATGTTCTTGATCAAGGTCCATGTGCATCAAGACAACAAGCCCGACGAGATTCTCAAAGCTCACGAGCAGTTGGCCAACATTCGAcgcgagctcgagggcgtctTCGATTTTAAGATGTTCGACAGACGCATTCACGATACTCGCGTCGCAGTCGAGATGCGGAACGCACCGGCGCCGCTACCTCAAGTCATGACCGTCACTGATCAGCGGTAA
- a CDS encoding Polynucleotide kinase 3 phosphatase, which yields MFSCSRLNVRTALTQTNTKTFFLLFGTPTLRTTRAMSSSTSSTAKRQQRDSISPPPAKRKVQSGTTKSAVANFFKPSSQKPKDRTIWTERAPNDDTPATLLVGRYEPEQPPTESEKRSKVAAFDLDSTLIATASGKKHADAAVDWKWWHPTVPGKLREMYNDQGYRIVVLSNQAGLVLHADPKAKTPKSTKDRVSAFKQKVNAVLTQLDIPTTIYAATEKDIYRKPRPGMWRELCDDYDLVDQADLKQSIFVGDAGGRIAASKTAKDFSCSDRNFADNVGIEYQTPEEFFLGEKPRSFVREFDVVHYPYPDDSESSGTESLFEKKNKQDIVLSCGPPGAGKSTFFWKHLKPLGYERINQDILKTREKCVQAAKELLEGGQSVAIDNTNADPDTRAVWVQLAQKHQLPIRCLWFKTPLHICEHNDAVRSMNKILNPESRTALPKMAFNGFKSRFKEPKMKEGFQDITEVDFSFRGTKEEHEAWAKYWL from the exons ATGTTCAGCTGTTCGCGCCTCAATGTGCGGACGGCTTTGACGCAAACCAACACCAAGACATTCTTCCTTCTGTTTGGAACCCCAACATTACGCACAACTCGGGCAATGTCATCGTCCACTTCCTCAACCGCAAAGCGGCAACAGAGAGACTccatctcgccgccgccggccaagcGGAAGGTTCAGAGCGGCACAACCA AAAGCGCAGTCGCAAACTTCTTCAAGCCGTCGTCCCAGAAACCGAAAGACCGAACGATTTGGACCGAACGCGCCCCGAACGATGATACCCCCGCAACTCTGCTTGTCGGTCGCTACGAACCAGAGCAACCCCCCACCGAATCCGAGAAGAGGAGCAAGGTTGCTGCCTTTGACCTG GACTCCACCCTGATCGCAACAGCGTCTGGCAAGAAACATGCCGACGCTGCTGTGGACTGGAAGTGGTGGCACCCGACTGTTCCAGGGAAGTTGAGGGAGATGTACAACGATCAGGG GTATCGCATCGTGGTCCTCTCCAACCAAGCCGGCCTTGTTCTCCACGCCGACCCCAAAGCCAAGACCCCGAAATCGACCAAAGACCGAGTCTCCGCGTTCAAGCAAAAGGTCAATGCCGTCCTGACGCAGCTCGACATCCCGACAACTATATACGCCGCAACCGAGAAGGATATCTACCGAAAACCGCGGCCGGGGATGTGGAGGGAGCTTTGCGACGACTACGACCTGGTTGACCAAGCCGACCTGAAGCAGAGCATTTTCGTTGGTGATGCAGGAGGTCGCATAGCTGCTTCGAAAACCGCCAAGGACTTCAGCTGCTCTGATCGGAATTTCGCTGACAACGTTGGCATCGAGTATCAGACGCCGGAGGAGTTCTTTCTCGGCGAGAAGCCGAGAAGTTTTGTTCGAGAGTTCGACGTTGTCCACTACCCCTATCCAGATGACTCCGAGTCTTCCGGAACAGAATCTCTcttcgagaagaagaacaaacAGGACATCGTTCTGTCTTGCGGTCCGCCCGGCGCTGGCAAAAGCACGTTTTTCTGGAAGCACCTGAAGCCACTGGGATATGAACGGATCAATCAAGACATCTTGAAGAC TCGAGAAAAGTGCGTTCAGGCTGCCAAAGAACTGCTGGAGGGCGGACAATCTGTCGCAATAG ACAACACCAACGCGGATCCTGATACGAGAGCGGTCTGGGTTCAGTTGGCACAGAAGCACCAGCTACCCATCCGATGCCTGTGGTTCAAGACACCGCTACATATCTGCGAACACAACGACGCCGTGCGGTCCATGAACAAAATT CTCAATCCCGAGTCCCGGACTGCACTGCCAAAAATGGCCTTCAATGGCTTCAAGTCACGCTTCAAGGAgccgaagatgaaggagggCTTCCAGGACATCACCGAGGTTGACTTTTCTTTCCGAGGAACCAAGGAAGAACATGAAGCCTGGGCCAAATACTGGCTGTGA
- a CDS encoding only prolin and serin are matching in the corresponding protein: MSPKLKPLLLPQLVEERRKFEEQQPEFPEGDMDRQYIYYTANSSSSDVVSPVTPTFSTRGHLRYSSSTSSLDLPPTLFNDCPSSPTSTTHTKSSKRLLPDVEEEPLEREEMEDSTILAEQFDLYNCLCKSDTDPAAIEPLLRSDCVGDEPCIHHNESSETLHSVYPTDFDIDYDLGFASDSDFTATLERKRSGTESPFSGLATRLGTRFPNLSRWKSTKRSQLTASPTTGLTYEHALSVSRAASSRSSSLSGPSRHLDSINEPPIPTPATSFWESSESVETPAPIDIEKANNERGSIERDRALATTPLLPPLLTTPPTEAPQPSPLQSPTVAPSAFSMEIPSPQPLSHLPTPALSTRPSVSSFRHAQSSQELPIGFPSIVQDHDEWSDRLGHANFTITPQPYQPVEADMETLRHLRADWETARVNYTKHLVRTGENYGETSKIYALTEAKWAETEKSWRNFHEQTMEYILATSKTTTSHSGVSRSRSRGRVRASSGGAALLRRPGNDDVFASMQWRRLEDGLPTAIPRLIDAEGKFPERGDEDIVGPMERDTKMIRTRSEERKGGRFWRNLAEKVGIRR, translated from the coding sequence ATGTCACCCAAGCTGAAGCCATTGTTGTTGCCCCAGCTTGTGGAAGAGCGCCGCAAGTTTGAGGAGCAGCAACCCGAATTCCCAGAAGGCGACATGGACCGCCAGTACATCTACTATACGGCAAACTCGTCCTCTTCCGACGTTGTATCACCCGTCACCCCAACCTTCTCGACTCGAGGGCATCTGCGCTACTccagctcgacctcgtcccTCGATCTTCCCCCCACATTGTTCAACGACTGCCCCTCGTCACCAACCTCAACTACCCATACCAAGTCTTCCAAACGCCTACTTCCCGATGTGGAAGAGGAGCCTTTGGAGCGCGAAGAGATGGAGGACAGCACTATTCTCGCTGAGCAATTCGATCTCTACAACTGTTTGTGTAAGTCGGACACTGATCCTGCTGCAATTGAGCCCCTGCTAAGATCTGACTGCGTAGGCGATGAACCCTGCATTCACCACAACGAAAGCTCCGAAACTCTCCACAGCGTATACCCTACCGACTTTGATATCGACTATGACTTGGGCTTTGCGAGCGACAGCGACTTCACTGCGACCCTCGAGCGGAAGCGTAGCGGCACCGAGTCGCCCTTTTCTGGCCTGGCCACACGCCTTGGAACGCGTTTTCCCAACCTGTCACGATGGAAATCCACGAAGCGGTCACAGTTGACTGCGTCGCCGACCACAGGATTGACCTATGAACACGCCCTTTCGGTTTCTCGCGCAGCATCAAGCCGTTCATCCTCGTTGTCCGGCCCGTCACGCCACTTGGACAGCATCAACGAGCCACCGATCCCTACCCCTGCTACGTCCTTCTGGGAAAGCAGCGAGAGCGTGGAGACCCCGGCCCCCATTGACATCGAAAAGGCCAACAACGAGAGGGGCAGCATCGAGCGCGACCGCGCTCTCGCAACAACGCCTCTgctccctcctctccttaCCACTCCGCCAACCGAGGCCCCCCAACCTAGTCCGCTCCAGTCTCCCACTGTAGCACCATCAGCATTCTCCATGGAAATCCCCTCGCCGCAGCCGCTTTCTCACCTTCCCACGCCTGCACTCAGCACGAGGCCATCCGTCTCTTCCTTCCGGCATGCACAGTCGTCACAAGAACTACCCATCGGATTCCCCTCCATCGTGCAAGATCATGACGAGTGGTCTgaccgcctcggccatgcCAACTTTACCATCACGCCACAACCTTACCAGCCGGTGGAAGCCGATATGGAGACCCTTCGCCATCTGCGTGCAGACTGGGAAACTGCTCGTGTAAATTACACGAAGCACCTAGTTCGCACCGGCGAGAACTACGGCGAGACGTCCAAGATCTACGCGCTGACGGAAGCGAAAtgggccgagacggagaagagcTGGCGCAACTTCCATGAGCAGACGATGGAATACATCCTTGCCACCAGTAAGACAACCACATCGCATTCAGGCGTCTCTCGCAGCCGTAGCCGCGGGCGTGTTCGCGCCAGCAGCGGAGGCGctgccctcctccgccgacCTGGCAATGACGACGTCTTTGCTAGCATGCAGTGGCGGCGTCTCGAGGATGGGTTGCCCACCGCGATTCCTCGTCTCAttgacgccgagggcaagtTCCCGGAGCGCGGGGATGAAGACATTGTTGGACCCATGGAACGTGACACCAAGATGATCCGCACCCGGAGTGAGGAACGCAAAGGCGGTCGGTTCTGGCGTAACCTGGCCGAAAAGGTTGGCATTCGGAGGTGA
- a CDS encoding MFS quinate transporter — MAGGVKKPINIFKLGDLGEPKGVFNWRLWFAVISFGLMGAARGVDEGLISGAFGSKDFQRFIHYETYSEVEQTNIKANVSAMVQLGSVAGALFAFLICDKIGRIWATRQLCIVWIIGIAIFMANNGSLAAVYAGRFIAGLGVGQTPVVAPVYLAEIAPASIRGLCTCVFTGFVYLGIVLAYFTNYGCQIHLGDNTHNRWLVPTSLHIMFAGIIFILTFFQYESPRFLVKQGKIEQATETMAHLRHLPVDHDYVTREIYNIQHAHHEELEASKGATWYGKVKELFLVPSNLYRLYLSTMVQFLSQWSGAGSITLYAPDLFKILGIEGQNESLLITAVFGVVKLTAAILCALFLVDVIGRKRALLTGITLQAIAMIYVAAFLTHVPLLGVDESFKLPDHLVGVSKGAIAMIYVSGFGWALGWNSMQYLLTAELFPLRVRALATSWAMTLHFANQYGNSRAVPNMLASTSVGGISPMGTFWSFAAITLIGGAWVWFFVPETSGRALESMDRLFELPWYRIGLYGNQDAEERDIVHNEKQEAAEAVLGEAEHAEKKSAHV, encoded by the exons ATGGCTGGTGGCGTCAAAAAACCCATCAACATCTTCAAGCTCGGAGACCTGGGTGAACCCAAGGGCGTCTTCAACTGGCGGCTATGGTTCGCCGTCATCTCCTTCGGCCTCATGGGCGCCGCCCGTGGTGTCGATGAGGGCCTCATCTCGGGTGCCTTTGGCTCCAAGGATTTCCAGAGGTTCATTCACTACGAGACCTACagcgaggtcgagcagaCCAACATCAAGGCCAACGTCTCCGCCATGGTCCAGCTGGGTTCCGTCGCCGGTGCTCTCTT TGCTTTCCTCATCTGTGACAAGATCGGCCGTATCTGGGCCACCCGCCAGCTCTGCATCGTCTGGATCATCGGTATCGCCATCTTCATGGCCAACAACGGCTCCCTCGCTGCCGTCTACGCCGGCCgcttcatcgccggcctcggcgtcggtcaGACCCCCGTCGTTGCTCCCGTCTacctcgccgagatcgcccCGGCATCCATCCGCGGCCTCTGCACCTGCGTCTTCACCGGCTTCGTCTACCTCGGCATCGTGCTCGCCTACTTCACCAACTACGGCTGCCAGATCCACCTCGGCGACAACACCCACAACCGCTGGCTCGTGCCGACCTCGCTGCACATCATGTTCGCcggcatcatcttcatcctgACCTTCTTCCAGTACGAGTCCCCCCGCTTCCTCGTCAAGCAGGGCAAGATCGAGCAGGCCACCGAGACCATGGCCCACCTCCGCCACCTCCCCGTCGACCACGACTACGTCACCCGCGAGATCTACAACATCCAGCACGCCCACcacgaggagctcgaggccagCAAGGGCGCCACCTGGTacggcaaggtcaaggagctGTTCCTCGTCCCCAGCAACCTGTACCGCCTCTACCTCTCCACCATGGTCCAGTTCCTGTCCCAGTggtccggcgccggctccatCACCCTCTACGCCCCGGACCTGTTCAAGatcctcggcatcgagggcCAGAACGAGTCCCTCCTCATCACCGCCGTCTTCGGTGTCGTCAAgctcaccgccgccatcctctgCGCCCtgttcctcgtcgacgtcatcGGCCGCAAGCGCGCCCTGCTCACCGGCATCACCCTGCAGGCCATCGCCATGATCTacgtcgccgccttcctgACCCACGTgcccctcctcggcgtcgacgagtcCTTCAAGCTGCCCgaccacctcgtcggcgtcagcaagggcgccatcgccatgatCTACGTCTCCGGCTTCGGCTGGGCCCTCGGCTGGAACTCCATGCAGTACCTCCTCACCGCCGAGCTCTTCCCCCTCCGcgtccgcgccctcgccacctCGTGGGCCATGACCCTCCACTTCGCCAACCAGTACGGCAACAGCCGCGCCGTCCCCAACATGCTCGCCTCTAcctccgtcggcggcatctcCCCCATGGGCACCTTCTGgtccttcgccgccatcaccctcatcggcggcgcctggGTCTGGTTCTTCGTCCCCGAGACCtccggccgcgccctcgagaGCATGGACCGCCTCTTCGAGCTGCCCTGGTACAGGATCGGCCTGTACGGCAaccaggacgccgaggagaggGATATCGTCCACAACGAGAAGCAGGAGGCCGCAGAGGCCGTTCTCGGAGAGGCCGAGcacgccgagaagaagagcgcCCACGTGTAA
- a CDS encoding oxidoreductase family protein, translated as MAPIRIALIGLSANAKTSWAAESHLPYLLSPRGRQHYTITALLNSSTGAAEAARAHYGLPGDVKVYGNPEALARDPDVELVVCNTRVDTHFDVAAPSARAGKAVYVEWPPTRDLESSEELASLAAKTSGGASIVGLQGRVARVVLKVREVVDSGRVGKVLGSDVEAYGNLLPRDELPGGLAYFAERGVGGNPVTIAFAHMIDYVHHVLGEFEEGGTAFESRLQIQRPEVKILGAGLELRRVRTDVPDLIALHGAIRGRNTVDGATLAVRFRNGPPFKGRPAFVWRIVGEKGEVEIESPSGPYLHSDSYDEPIVIRAHEHGSDEVADISWGWETWQEELPVRARNVGEVYERFARWVELGRGEVEGGGRWPTLQDAVLRMRELDTLFQHFDKQ; from the coding sequence atggCTCCCATCCGCATCGCCCTCATTGGCCTCTCCGCCAACGCCAAAACGTCATGGGCTGCCGAAAGCCACCTCCCATACCTCCTCTCCCCGCGCGGCCGCCAGCACTACACCATCACCGCGCTTCTCAACTCCagcaccggcgccgcggagGCGGCCCGCGCCCACTACGGACTGCCCGGCGACGTCAAGGTTTACGGCAACCCGGAGGCCCTGGCGCGGGAccccgacgtcgagctcgtcgtctgCAACACCCGCGTCGACACGCActtcgacgtcgccgcgccGTCCGCGAGGGCGGGCAAGGCAGTCTACGTCGAGTGGCCTCCCACCCGAGACCTCGAGAGCTCGGAGGAGCTTGCGAGCCTGGCCGCGAAAACGTCCGGCGGGGCCAGCATCGTCGGACTGCAGGGGCGGGTGGCTCGTGTGGTTCTCAAGGTCAGAGAGGTCGTGGACTCTGGCCGCGTCGGGAAGGTCCTGGGgagcgacgtcgaggcgTACGGGAACCTGCTACCCCGGGACGAGCTCCCGGGGGGGCTGGCGTACTTCGCGGAGAGGGGCGTCGGGGGCAATCCGGTCACGATTGCGTTTGCGCACATGATTGACTACGTCCAccacgtcctcggcgagTTTGAGGAGGGGGGCACGGCGTTTGAGAGCCGGCTGCAGATCCAGCGGCCCGAGGTCAAGATTCTCGGTGCCGGGCTGGAGCTGCGGCGCGTACGGACCGATGTGCCCGACTTGATCGCCCTCCACGGTGCGATTCGGGGCCGCAACACGGTCGACGGGGCCACGCTCGCGGTCCGCTTCCGGAACGGGCCGCCGTTCAAGGGACGGCCAGCGTTCGTATGGCGGATCGtcggggagaagggggaggtTGAGATCGAGAGCCCCTCGGGGCCATACTTGCACTCGGATTCGTATGACGAGCCGATTGTCATTCGGGCTCACGAGCATGGGAGCGACGAGGTGGCAGACATTTCATGGGGCTGGGAGACATGGCAGGAAGAGTTGCCGGTCCGAGCGAGGAATGTCGGGGAGGTATATGAGAGATTTGCGAGATGGGTTGAGCTTGGGAGGGGCGAGGTAGAggggggcgggcggtggCCTACTCTTCAGGACGCCGTCTTGAGGATGAGGGAGCTGGACACACTCTTTCAACATTTCGACAAGCAATGA
- a CDS encoding Endo-1,3-beta-glucanase gives MQALSLLPLLFSVGWSSPAPLPYKEGYPGFHGPGGTKPGLAPSGTVPSLSQQSSPARPTNSAATPTVSGIPSKANETKPGTGGGGGGGGPTLPEGFVKIVFQDDFSTQRAGALPDASKWTFDVGTGYPGGATNWGTQEIQTYTKDTANIAISESGTLTITPIKNGESWTSSRIETNAAQDFTCPEGGKLRMEASIMIPASDPATQSGIWPAFWSMGSAFRTNVTSWPSVGEIDMLEVSNGVGTVFQTAHCGVIDGGPCNEKTGLSSSAEFPRGEFVKVACEVDRSAGAAGGFASEKLVWYVNGTPTKTLTGQEIGDEAVWKNLAQTPKMILLNVAIGGEFPDAKAGTKTPNAQTVGGKESRMEVKYVAVYSS, from the coding sequence ATGCAGGcactctctcttcttccacttCTCTTCAGCGTCGGCTGGTCATCCCCGGCTCCATTGCCTTACAAGGAGGGCTACCCCGGATTCCATGGTCCCGGAGGCACCAAGCCCGGCCTCGCTCCCTCCGGCACCGTCCCATCTTTGTCTCAACAGAGCAGTCCCGCACGTCCGACAAACAGCGCCGCTACACCCACGGTCAGCGGCATCCCGAGCAAAGCGAATGAGACCAAGCCAGGCAccggaggcggtggcggcggcggcggcccgaCCCTGCCCGAGGGCTTCGTAAAGATCGTCTTCCAGGACGACTTCTCGACACAGCGAGCCGGTGCCCTCCCCGACGCGTCAAAGTGGACGTTCGACGTCGGCACGGGCTACCCCGGTGGCGCCACGAACTGGGGCACGCAGGAGATCCAGACGTACACGAAGGACACGGCCAACATCGCCATCTCCGAGAGCGGCACGCTGACCATCACGCCCATCAAGAACGGCGAGTCCTGGACGTCGTCCCGCATCGAGACCAACGCGGCGCAGGACTTCACCTGCCCCGAGGGCGGCAAGCTGCGCATGGAGGCCAGCATCATGATCCCGGCCTCGGACCCGGCGACGCAGTCCGGCATCTGGCCGGCCTTCTGGTCCATGGGCTCCGCGTTCCGCACCAACGTCACCTCGTGGCCCAGCGTCGGCGAGATCGACATGCTCGAGGTCTCCAACGGCGTCGGCACCGTCTTCCAGACGGCCCACTgcggcgtcatcgacggcgggcCCTGCAACGAGAAGACGGGCCTCAGCTCCAGCGCCGAGTTCCCCCGCGGCGAGTTCGTCAAGGTCGCCTGCGAGGTCGACCgctccgccggcgccgccggcggcttcgccTCGGAGAAGCTCGTGTGGTACGTCAACGGCACGCCGACCAAGACCCTCACCGGCCAGGAgatcggcgacgaggccgtctgGAAAAACCTGGCCCAGACGCCCAAGATGATCCTGCTCAacgtcgccatcggcggcgagttccccgacgccaaggccggcaccAAGACGCCCAACGCGCAGACGGTGGGCGGGAAGGAGTCGAGGATGGAGGTCAAGTACGTTGCTGTCTACAGCTCCTAG